One genomic window of Desulfovibrio legallii includes the following:
- a CDS encoding HU family DNA-binding protein, whose product MHKKPKSVWRSIMTKAELVEKIHAKAGLPTKAKAEEALDAVVNALREALAAGESVTFTGFGSFKVVERAARKGRNPRTGKEITIPASKVAKFTPGKGLKDAIK is encoded by the coding sequence CTGCACAAGAAACCGAAATCCGTTTGGAGAAGCATCATGACAAAAGCTGAGCTTGTTGAAAAAATCCATGCCAAGGCCGGCCTGCCTACCAAAGCCAAAGCCGAAGAAGCTCTGGACGCTGTGGTGAACGCCCTGCGCGAAGCCCTGGCCGCCGGCGAATCCGTGACCTTTACCGGCTTCGGCAGCTTCAAAGTGGTGGAGCGCGCCGCCCGCAAGGGCCGCAACCCCCGCACCGGCAAGGAAATCACCATCCCCGCCAGCAAGGTTGCCAAATTTACGCCCGGCAAGGGGCTGAAAGACGCCATCAAGTAG
- the murI gene encoding glutamate racemase, protein MHDTATLPVGLFDSGMGGLTVLKALNARLPHEDLVYLGDTARLPYGTKGRDTIVRYTLKAARTLVDMGVKMLVVACNTATATALPALREALAPLPVLGVVEPGAEAAAKASRNGRIVVIATEATIAGGAYQRAIARLRPEAVVTGRACTLFVPLAEEGWMDGPVVESVARRYLSDLFPPPEARPDDAPDTLLLGCTHFPLLLGALRQVVGPEVRIVDSAATTAAWVAASLERQGLLRPGPPSAVARCRFLTTDNAARFARTGSLFLGRALDPAEVALVDL, encoded by the coding sequence ATGCACGATACCGCCACGCTGCCCGTGGGGCTGTTCGATTCCGGCATGGGGGGCCTGACGGTGCTCAAGGCCCTCAACGCCCGCCTGCCCCATGAAGACCTTGTCTACCTTGGGGATACAGCCCGCCTGCCTTACGGCACCAAGGGCCGCGACACCATTGTCCGCTACACGCTCAAGGCCGCCCGCACCCTGGTGGACATGGGCGTCAAAATGCTGGTGGTGGCCTGCAACACGGCCACGGCCACAGCCCTGCCGGCCCTGCGGGAGGCTCTGGCCCCCCTGCCCGTGCTGGGCGTGGTGGAGCCGGGCGCGGAAGCTGCCGCCAAGGCCAGCCGCAACGGCCGCATTGTGGTCATCGCCACCGAGGCCACCATCGCGGGCGGGGCCTATCAGCGGGCCATAGCCAGGCTCAGGCCTGAGGCCGTGGTTACGGGACGGGCCTGCACCCTCTTCGTGCCCCTGGCCGAGGAAGGCTGGATGGACGGCCCCGTGGTGGAAAGCGTGGCCCGCCGCTACCTGAGCGACCTTTTTCCCCCGCCGGAAGCCCGCCCGGACGACGCGCCGGACACCCTGCTGCTGGGCTGCACGCATTTTCCGCTCCTGCTGGGGGCCCTGCGGCAGGTGGTGGGGCCTGAGGTGCGCATTGTGGATTCCGCAGCCACCACAGCGGCCTGGGTAGCCGCGTCCCTGGAGCGTCAAGGCCTGCTGCGCCCCGGCCCGCCGTCCGCCGTCGCGCGCTGCCGCTTCCTTACCACGGACAACGCGGCCCGCTTTGCCCGCACGGGCAGCCTCTTTCTGGGGCGCGCCCTGGACCCCGCGGAAGTAGCCCTGGTGGACCTCTAG
- a CDS encoding sulfite exporter TauE/SafE family protein: MYFPTAGIECHPLVPFAAALGISFVTSMGGISGAFLLLPFHMSVLGYVNPSVSSTNQFFNVLACPSGVWRYWREGRMLWPLAFTVALGTLPGVFLGAVIRLTLLPDPARFRIFAGLVLLYMGGRMARLLWRERGRKPAPKPAGDLSCCHVLAWNSRVLEFAFQEVRYSVSTRKLALLSLAVGLVGGAYGIGGGAIMAPFLVACFGLPVHVVAGATLLATWLTSLAGVGFYSLLAPFYPHLAVAPDWRMGLLVGLGGLCGVYLGARCQKHVPALALKVLLAAVLLFTALRYLGQGV, translated from the coding sequence ATGTATTTTCCCACTGCAGGCATCGAATGCCACCCCCTTGTTCCCTTTGCCGCGGCCCTGGGCATTTCCTTCGTCACGTCCATGGGGGGCATTTCCGGGGCCTTTCTGCTTTTGCCCTTCCACATGAGCGTGCTGGGCTATGTGAACCCCAGCGTGAGCTCCACCAACCAGTTCTTCAACGTGCTGGCCTGTCCTTCGGGCGTCTGGCGCTACTGGCGCGAGGGCCGCATGCTCTGGCCCCTGGCCTTCACCGTGGCCCTGGGCACCCTGCCGGGGGTCTTTCTGGGGGCCGTCATCCGCCTCACCCTACTGCCGGACCCAGCCCGCTTCCGCATTTTTGCCGGGCTGGTTCTGCTCTACATGGGGGGCCGCATGGCGCGCCTGCTGTGGCGGGAGCGGGGCCGCAAGCCCGCCCCAAAGCCCGCGGGAGACCTTTCGTGCTGCCATGTGCTCGCCTGGAACAGCCGCGTGCTGGAATTCGCGTTTCAGGAGGTCCGCTACAGCGTCTCCACCCGCAAGCTAGCGCTGCTGAGCCTTGCGGTGGGCCTGGTGGGCGGGGCCTACGGCATCGGCGGCGGGGCCATCATGGCCCCCTTCCTGGTAGCCTGCTTCGGCCTGCCCGTGCATGTGGTGGCCGGGGCCACCCTGCTGGCCACCTGGCTCACCTCCCTGGCCGGGGTGGGCTTCTACAGCCTGCTCGCCCCCTTTTATCCGCATCTGGCCGTGGCCCCGGACTGGCGCATGGGCCTGCTGGTAGGGCTGGGCGGCCTGTGCGGCGTTTACCTCGGCGCGCGCTGCCAGAAGCATGTGCCCGCCCTGGCGCTCAAGGTTCTTCTGGCGGCGGTTTTGCTCTTTACAGCCCTGCGTTATTTGGGCCAAGGTGTGTAG
- the hisH gene encoding imidazole glycerol phosphate synthase subunit HisH, whose amino-acid sequence MLAILDYKAGNQTSVRRALEHLGIPCAITADPAALDAAHGIIFPGVGAAGQAMRTLRAGGLDQVLRRAVEKGRPLLGICLGCQILLAHSEENDTPTLDIVPGVCRRFEDGLRQEDGTPAPVPHMGWNSIELQAPCPLLTGVDPRAEFYFVHSYYVDPAPELVLATTVYGREFCSLYGRDGLWAAQFHPEKSGRPGLTLLRNFYNYCEARHAA is encoded by the coding sequence ATGTTGGCCATTCTGGACTACAAGGCGGGCAATCAGACAAGCGTGCGCCGGGCCCTGGAGCATCTGGGCATACCCTGCGCCATCACGGCGGATCCGGCGGCGCTGGACGCGGCCCACGGCATCATTTTCCCCGGCGTGGGGGCCGCGGGCCAGGCCATGCGCACCCTGCGCGCGGGCGGCCTGGACCAAGTGCTGCGCCGCGCCGTGGAGAAGGGCCGCCCCTTGCTGGGCATCTGTCTGGGTTGCCAGATTCTGCTCGCGCACAGCGAGGAGAACGACACCCCCACTCTGGACATTGTGCCTGGCGTCTGCCGTCGGTTTGAGGACGGCCTGCGCCAGGAGGACGGCACCCCCGCCCCGGTGCCGCACATGGGCTGGAACAGCATTGAGCTGCAGGCCCCGTGCCCCCTGCTCACGGGCGTGGACCCCAGGGCGGAGTTCTACTTCGTCCACAGCTACTATGTGGATCCGGCCCCGGAGCTGGTCCTGGCCACCACTGTTTACGGGCGGGAGTTCTGCTCCCTGTACGGACGGGACGGCCTCTGGGCTGCCCAGTTCCATCCGGAAAAAAGCGGCCGCCCCGGCCTGACCCTGCTGCGCAACTTCTACAACTACTGCGAGGCCCGCCATGCTGCGTAA
- the hisF gene encoding imidazole glycerol phosphate synthase subunit HisF: MLRKRVIPCLDVRNGKLTKGIRFAGNEDIGDPVESARRYYEEGADEIVFYDITASAEARGIFLDVVERVAAQIFIPFSVGGGIASVEDMRAVLLAGAEKVSVNSAAVKNPQLISEGAAAFGSQAVVVGMDVLAVPVSPAIPSGYEIVIYGGRKRMGLDAVAWARRCQELGAGELCVNSIDADGTRDGYELRLTRAIADAVSIPVIASGGAGEPRHMLEAVTTGGASAALIASIVHYGQYSIRQCKAYLAAHGAPVRLTW, encoded by the coding sequence ATGCTGCGTAAGCGCGTCATCCCCTGTCTGGACGTGCGCAACGGCAAGCTCACCAAGGGCATCCGCTTTGCGGGCAACGAGGATATCGGCGACCCGGTGGAGAGCGCCCGCCGCTACTATGAAGAAGGCGCGGACGAGATCGTCTTTTACGACATCACGGCTTCGGCCGAGGCCAGGGGCATCTTTCTGGACGTGGTGGAGCGCGTGGCCGCGCAGATTTTTATTCCCTTTTCCGTAGGCGGGGGCATTGCCAGCGTGGAGGACATGCGCGCCGTGCTGCTGGCCGGGGCCGAAAAGGTTTCGGTCAACTCGGCGGCGGTCAAGAATCCGCAGCTCATCAGCGAGGGCGCGGCGGCCTTCGGCTCCCAGGCCGTGGTGGTGGGCATGGACGTGCTGGCCGTGCCCGTGAGCCCGGCCATCCCTTCGGGCTACGAGATCGTCATCTACGGCGGGCGCAAGCGCATGGGCCTGGACGCCGTGGCCTGGGCCCGGCGCTGCCAGGAACTGGGCGCGGGCGAGCTCTGCGTTAACTCCATTGACGCGGACGGCACCAGGGACGGCTACGAACTGCGCCTGACCCGCGCCATTGCGGACGCCGTGAGCATTCCGGTCATTGCTTCGGGCGGGGCGGGCGAACCCCGGCACATGCTGGAGGCCGTCACCACGGGCGGGGCCTCGGCGGCGCTCATTGCCTCCATCGTGCACTACGGGCAGTACAGCATCCGCCAGTGCAAGGCCTATCTGGCCGCCCACGGCGCGCCCGTGCGGCTTACCTGGTAG
- a CDS encoding FmdB family zinc ribbon protein, whose product MPIYEYQCPKCQHRFEEWVKLADAHGQEPCPKCGAPAPRIMSHTSFVLKGGGWYVSDYGYRKGIKEDGSAAAAGSGGASGAASSGPAAAAPEASGPKASSAAASGAEASGSGAAAAKGGAAAPAPTPASKPAAAAS is encoded by the coding sequence ATGCCTATTTACGAATATCAGTGTCCCAAGTGTCAGCATCGTTTTGAAGAATGGGTCAAACTGGCGGACGCCCACGGGCAGGAGCCCTGCCCCAAGTGCGGCGCGCCCGCGCCGCGCATCATGTCGCACACCTCCTTTGTGCTTAAGGGCGGCGGCTGGTATGTGAGCGACTACGGCTACCGCAAAGGCATTAAGGAAGACGGTTCTGCCGCTGCGGCCGGTTCCGGCGGCGCGTCGGGCGCGGCTTCTTCTGGCCCGGCCGCGGCAGCCCCAGAGGCTTCGGGTCCGAAGGCTTCCAGTGCGGCGGCTTCCGGCGCGGAGGCTTCCGGTTCCGGCGCGGCCGCCGCAAAAGGCGGGGCCGCTGCGCCCGCCCCCACCCCTGCGTCCAAGCCCGCTGCGGCGGCTTCATGA
- the purB gene encoding adenylosuccinate lyase encodes MIDRYTRPAMGRIWTLENRYRAWLDVELAVCEAWGELGRVPADAVARIKARAAIDVDRILAIEEVTRHDVIAFLTSLEEKVGPEARYIHLGCTSSDIVDTANALLLVQAGTLILSDLDALLATLADLARRHKGVLCMGRTHGIHAEPTSFGLKMLGFYAEFVRHRERVQAGLESVRAGKISGAVGTYAFLSPDLEARALARLGLAVDPHSTQIVQRDRYAHFFTSLAIMAGGVERLCVELRHLQRTEVLEVEEGFAKGQKGSSAMPHKKNPISAENLCGLSRLLRSNALASLEDQALWHERDISHSSVERVIMPDSTILADYVLARLDRLLRGLVVKPERMRENMERSYGLYFSQRVLTALIATGLPRQQAYEAVQRLAMQSWESRTPFPDLVRADAAISGRLGAETLKDLFDPAYYLRYEDAIFERVLAAPLTEDR; translated from the coding sequence ATGATCGATCGTTACACCCGGCCGGCAATGGGCCGCATCTGGACCCTGGAAAACCGCTACCGGGCCTGGCTGGACGTGGAGCTGGCCGTGTGCGAGGCCTGGGGCGAGCTGGGCCGCGTGCCCGCCGACGCCGTGGCGCGCATCAAGGCCAGGGCGGCCATTGATGTGGACCGCATCCTGGCCATTGAAGAAGTGACCCGCCACGACGTCATCGCCTTCCTGACCTCTCTGGAAGAGAAGGTGGGGCCGGAGGCCCGCTACATCCACCTGGGCTGCACTTCTTCGGACATTGTGGATACGGCCAACGCCCTGCTGCTGGTCCAGGCCGGGACGTTGATCCTTAGCGATCTGGACGCCCTGCTGGCCACCCTGGCGGATCTGGCCCGCCGCCATAAGGGCGTGCTCTGCATGGGCCGCACCCACGGCATCCATGCGGAGCCCACCAGCTTCGGCCTCAAGATGCTGGGCTTTTACGCCGAATTTGTGCGGCACCGGGAGCGGGTGCAGGCGGGCCTTGAGAGCGTGCGCGCGGGCAAGATTTCCGGCGCGGTGGGCACCTACGCCTTTCTTTCGCCTGACCTGGAGGCCCGCGCCCTGGCCCGCCTGGGCCTGGCGGTGGACCCGCACTCCACCCAGATCGTGCAGCGCGACCGCTACGCCCATTTCTTCACCTCCCTGGCGATCATGGCCGGCGGGGTGGAGCGGCTCTGCGTGGAGCTGCGCCATCTGCAGCGCACGGAGGTGCTGGAAGTGGAGGAGGGCTTCGCCAAAGGGCAGAAAGGCTCCTCGGCCATGCCCCACAAAAAGAATCCCATCTCGGCGGAGAACCTGTGCGGCCTTTCCCGGCTGCTGCGTTCCAACGCCCTGGCCTCGCTGGAAGATCAGGCCCTCTGGCACGAGCGGGACATCAGTCATTCTTCGGTGGAGCGGGTTATTATGCCCGATTCCACCATCCTGGCGGACTATGTGCTGGCCCGGCTGGACCGGCTGCTGCGCGGCCTGGTGGTCAAGCCCGAACGCATGCGCGAGAACATGGAGCGCTCCTACGGGCTCTACTTTTCGCAACGGGTGCTCACGGCGCTCATCGCCACGGGCCTGCCCCGGCAGCAGGCCTACGAGGCCGTACAGCGCCTGGCCATGCAGAGCTGGGAAAGCCGCACCCCCTTCCCCGATCTGGTGCGCGCCGATGCGGCCATCAGCGGCCGCCTGGGCGCGGAAACCCTCAAGGATCTGTTTGATCCCGCCTACTACCTGCGCTACGAGGACGCCATTTTTGAGCGCGTGCTTGCCGCACCCCTCACGGAGGACCGCTAG
- the pyrE gene encoding orotate phosphoribosyltransferase yields MLDHKRRLARLLVEKSYREGDFLLASGRRSDYYFDCRVTALHAEGSWLIGTLFNNLLKDVDVRGVGGMTMGADPLVSATTVVSHQLGRPLHGLLVRKEAKGHGTGQFVEGLGNFRPGDRVALLEDVVTTGGSLLKACERIREAGLSIAAVCAILDREEGGREKLREAGYDLLALFTRAELVALAR; encoded by the coding sequence ATGCTGGACCATAAACGCCGCCTGGCGCGTCTGCTGGTGGAAAAATCCTACCGGGAAGGTGATTTTTTGCTGGCTTCCGGCCGCCGAAGCGATTATTATTTCGACTGTCGCGTTACCGCACTGCACGCTGAGGGCTCCTGGCTCATCGGCACGCTGTTCAACAACCTGCTCAAGGACGTTGACGTTCGCGGCGTCGGCGGCATGACCATGGGCGCGGATCCGCTGGTTTCCGCCACCACGGTTGTTTCGCACCAGCTGGGCCGCCCTTTGCACGGCCTTCTGGTGCGCAAGGAGGCCAAGGGCCACGGCACCGGCCAGTTTGTAGAGGGGTTGGGCAACTTCCGCCCGGGCGACCGGGTGGCGTTGCTGGAAGATGTGGTCACCACGGGCGGTTCGCTGCTCAAAGCCTGCGAAAGAATACGGGAGGCGGGCCTGTCCATTGCGGCGGTCTGCGCTATCCTGGATCGGGAGGAAGGTGGCCGGGAAAAGCTCCGTGAGGCGGGGTATGACCTGCTTGCGCTCTTTACCCGTGCGGAACTGGTGGCCCTTGCGCGTTGA
- a CDS encoding L,D-transpeptidase Cds6 family protein has translation MLTLLLCGVVASARQALADNWQATLYNEGLPTHLVAVDKARQTFLFFEKKSPLKLKYSFPCTTGQLPGDKQALNDLRTPEGVYFVEYKIASGLDFREYGGIAYTLNYPNPVDRLRGKTGHGIWIHSKGFGIEPLSTRGCVAIGLDEIGEVGPQLTPGTAVVLAEKLDERSVPRPDDGTARELRRLMQAWSNAWAARSRKLFEFYDPEAYSRAMPESFAAFRQNKERLFKILSFIKIYNRKIHALQGPGYWVTWSEQFYTASNLSTEGIRRLYWQRGKDNRFRIVGMEWTPRDLGMRADFQKGRLVAEAPLQVVSDAASSEAPRPPRLDMPESAAEPASAEAAPAAAPDAARETAAAEKAPAPAAAKPAPSAKAAPAEKAAARTLLAVSEPLVPRRQASPPPAEVNWGARPGMVSGSAARPALPPEESPRPAPAKSTPAAAASPAPVASTATAQPAPAPATAAPETAAAPVVPAAPAAQVLELTPATRQALAAAVEGWNAAFAARSAQQIAAFYDQVRYNREPGVPRGHSLRTTLRELERRFAAPWLTVINRKPEMEIKGNLVVTAWAQMTAAPEGFAEGLRTLWWRRGEDGGFRIVAARFQPGPTGLAADYLDAVSGQVSADLEAWRKAWEAGSLDAYLECYTADALQQGRRGAANIRRQKEQLWARVKPTLVRISGLRLVVERTGLRADMTQIYADSSGHSDRGTKTLQLRYDGKRWRIAREDWAALPPASQP, from the coding sequence GTGCTGACGCTGCTCCTTTGCGGCGTTGTGGCCTCGGCCCGACAGGCCCTGGCGGACAACTGGCAGGCCACCCTCTACAACGAGGGCCTGCCCACACATCTGGTGGCCGTGGATAAGGCGCGTCAGACCTTTCTTTTTTTTGAGAAAAAAAGCCCTCTTAAGCTCAAATACAGTTTCCCCTGCACCACGGGGCAGCTCCCCGGCGATAAGCAGGCCCTTAACGACCTGCGCACGCCTGAGGGCGTCTACTTTGTGGAATACAAAATAGCCAGCGGCCTGGACTTCAGGGAATACGGCGGCATAGCCTACACGCTCAACTATCCCAACCCTGTGGACCGGCTGCGCGGCAAAACCGGCCACGGCATCTGGATCCACAGCAAGGGCTTCGGCATTGAGCCCCTTTCCACCAGGGGCTGCGTGGCCATCGGCCTGGACGAGATCGGCGAGGTGGGCCCGCAGCTCACCCCGGGCACGGCCGTGGTCCTGGCCGAAAAGCTGGACGAGCGCAGCGTGCCCCGCCCTGACGACGGCACGGCCCGCGAGCTGCGCCGTCTTATGCAGGCCTGGAGCAACGCCTGGGCCGCGCGCTCCCGCAAGCTGTTCGAGTTTTACGATCCCGAAGCCTATTCCAGGGCCATGCCGGAAAGTTTCGCCGCCTTCCGGCAGAACAAGGAACGGCTGTTCAAGATCCTCAGCTTCATCAAAATCTACAACCGCAAAATCCATGCGCTGCAGGGGCCGGGCTACTGGGTCACCTGGTCGGAGCAGTTCTATACGGCCTCCAACCTTTCCACTGAAGGCATCCGCCGTCTGTATTGGCAGCGCGGCAAGGACAACAGATTTCGCATTGTGGGCATGGAGTGGACCCCGCGCGACCTGGGCATGCGGGCCGATTTTCAGAAGGGCCGCCTGGTGGCCGAGGCTCCGCTGCAGGTAGTGAGCGACGCCGCTTCCTCCGAAGCGCCCCGGCCGCCGCGCCTGGATATGCCCGAAAGCGCCGCCGAGCCGGCGTCCGCAGAGGCCGCGCCCGCCGCCGCTCCTGATGCCGCGCGGGAAACGGCGGCAGCGGAAAAAGCCCCGGCCCCGGCTGCCGCAAAGCCGGCTCCGTCCGCCAAGGCCGCGCCCGCGGAAAAAGCCGCCGCGCGCACTCTGCTGGCCGTGAGCGAGCCGCTGGTGCCGCGCCGCCAGGCTTCGCCGCCCCCGGCGGAAGTCAACTGGGGCGCGCGCCCCGGCATGGTTTCCGGCAGCGCAGCCCGGCCTGCCCTGCCGCCCGAAGAATCGCCCCGGCCCGCGCCCGCGAAATCCACGCCTGCGGCAGCCGCGTCGCCTGCGCCTGTCGCGTCCACAGCGACCGCGCAGCCCGCCCCTGCGCCCGCGACAGCCGCGCCTGAAACGGCGGCCGCGCCCGTCGTGCCCGCCGCGCCCGCCGCGCAGGTTCTGGAGCTCACGCCCGCAACTCGGCAGGCCCTGGCCGCGGCCGTGGAGGGCTGGAATGCGGCCTTTGCCGCCCGGTCCGCCCAGCAGATCGCCGCGTTTTATGACCAGGTCCGCTATAACCGCGAGCCCGGCGTGCCGCGCGGGCACTCCTTGCGCACCACCCTGCGCGAGCTGGAGCGGCGCTTTGCCGCGCCCTGGCTTACGGTCATCAACCGCAAGCCGGAGATGGAAATCAAAGGCAATCTGGTCGTGACCGCCTGGGCGCAGATGACGGCGGCCCCTGAAGGCTTTGCCGAAGGCCTGCGCACGCTTTGGTGGCGCAGGGGCGAGGACGGCGGCTTCCGCATTGTGGCGGCCCGCTTCCAGCCCGGCCCCACAGGGCTTGCCGCCGATTATCTGGACGCGGTCAGCGGCCAGGTCAGCGCAGATCTGGAAGCCTGGCGCAAGGCCTGGGAGGCCGGAAGCCTGGATGCCTACCTGGAGTGCTATACCGCGGACGCCCTGCAGCAGGGGCGGCGCGGGGCCGCCAATATCCGGCGGCAGAAGGAACAGCTCTGGGCCCGCGTCAAGCCCACCCTGGTGCGGATTTCCGGTTTGCGGCTGGTGGTGGAGCGCACGGGCCTGCGGGCGGACATGACCCAGATCTACGCGGACAGCTCCGGCCACAGCGACCGGGGCACCAAGACCCTCCAACTGCGCTACGACGGCAAGCGCTGGCGCATCGCCCGCGAGGATTGGGCCGCCCTGCCGCCCGCGTCCCAACCCTGA